The nucleotide sequence TACCTCCACCAAGGACAATACACTACAAGTACGATTTTCTGAACCTTCGTCCCAACTTTCTCtttctactttctctctctagcaaatacttatcctcacgccggagggtggtcgcagagtGGCCCTCCCACCTCTGCGACGAGCCTAACGGTTTGTTCAGCGTTCAGGTTCAGATTTTCAAGCTATTTCAAGGTCTAATCGTGGTCTTTCAGTGTCTGGCCACCTTTTGGATCTTCACGTACGATATCCTAATGATGCCGAAATAGACCAAAGGTATCATAACAAACGAGACTATCCGCGTTTTGGCCGACGAAGAGTATGATACAGACTCAGATTTGGACTGGTCAAACGATGATAGCCGTTGGATGTAAACCACGTAATTAACCTgtgtagtttttatttttaggtggtttatgttattttttttttttaattttagcagatctatgttttttatttttatttcataaattttttaatttaatttataataattttttaattGACATAAAAAATAAACTATTGTAAGAATAATAAGATTTATATCAaaactaaatgatttatttaCAAATTAGTTGTAAAAGTAAGTGATAAGTGAAGTGTGAGGTTGTAGAAAAAATAAGGATTTCTAAGAAAAGTTTGAAATTTAATTTGATATCATGCAGTTGTACTATTATCATCAAATAATTAAAACTTGAATTAtgtaaaatattatatataattttaaaaatatcaacgAATAATTTAATATAAAATTGTTAGAGTAAAAAGTGAGTAttcgttaaaattttaaaattgcAAGTAGAGATTAAAGATTTACACTTGTAGTAATTAGTATTTAAAACCTGATATGATATAGTAAAAACAAAGTTGTCCTTAACATTGCAGATGTTTTTTTAGTACAACTCTTATTTAAAACATGATAATGTGTATTCTAAAACAACAGATAAAAAAACTGAAACTTAAGAAAAACTAGATCAGATTAAATCATAAAAACTAACAAAAGTTAGCAATTCTTCCTATCTCATTCCCTTTCAACATAAATCATTCATGCTGCTGCAATATGCCTAACAAATAAGATGCAGCTTTGTCTTTAACTAACTCTTACTAATCAGCAAACCTATAGACATAAATTAGAAGTACAAAATACATTGAGATTCAAACAGGTGGTAGTTAACTAACCCAAATGGACTTTATACATGATAGGGTGGTAGGTAAGAAATCCTGcctaattttatattttaaaaccgGATCTAAAAGTTAGCAGTTGAGACTTGGTTCAGCATCAGGCGGTTTAGGGGCGGTTGTGGTTGTGGTCGCGGTTGCAACACCGTTCATTCTAGCACGTGCTTCTGCAAACATCCTTTGCTGCTCGGCTAATGCTTCTTCTTCAGTCATCTCAGCTCCATTCGTGCACTTTCCACCTTTAACAGTGTCCTGTAAAATCATTTCGGTTAAAGTTATTGCATTACAATAGGGATTAATTATTTAACTCCacaccaaaaacacaaaatctTATAATAAATAGCAAGAAATAAACGCTTACGGCGGTTTCGACTTTGTGTTGTTCGTACGCAGCATAAACGTCTTCTATGTAATCCCCAAAACCAAGAACCTGAAGCAATGAACGAAATGGTCATAATTagttaaaacatgaaaaacagcTACGGCTATCAAGATTATGCAAGTAAGTAACAAACCTCTAATGCCTTGAGAACATGTTCGGGTGCGATTGTTCTTTTGTCTTCTCTACTACACACTTCATTTGATTCT is from Helianthus annuus cultivar XRQ/B chromosome 9, HanXRQr2.0-SUNRISE, whole genome shotgun sequence and encodes:
- the LOC110879617 gene encoding protein Dr1 homolog, whose translation is MEPMDIVGKTKEDASLPKATMTKIIKEMLPPDVRVARDTQDLLIECCVEFINLVSSESNEVCSREDKRTIAPEHVLKALEVLGFGDYIEDVYAAYEQHKVETADTVKGGKCTNGAEMTEEEALAEQQRMFAEARARMNGVATATTTTTAPKPPDAEPSLNC